One Streptomyces sp. NBC_00554 DNA segment encodes these proteins:
- a CDS encoding amino acid adenylation domain-containing protein: MSNTSDVPRLRPHLDVATSLPELFRLVAADRPHAEAIHDDGHTLTYTELDTASDRLASRLTQQGVGRGDLVGLLLERSADIPVGILAVMKAGAAYVPLDPTYPHERLRYMVEDAGVTTIIGNPEQATDRGLDNVTVLTPYDDGTSELTPPALELTGTDPAYVIYTSGSTGNPKGCVVTHHNVLSLLRGALPLFDVTADDRWALFHSFSFDVSVWEFWASMATGATAVTVPLRIAQSPADFLTLLSEQQVTVLGQVPSVFRSLAMAHEEAGHPELALRYLVFAGESVDLDVVSAFLKTYPGTAPTAVNMYGPTETTVYATHRILTEADFDGSVRSPIGAGLPHLQLEIRDEDLRILPDGETGELLIAGTGVADGYLGRPELTAERFTTLDSPQGPRRYYRTGDLARKLPDGSFEYLGRNDQQIKLRGYRIELGEVEAALRTHPTVKDAAVTVITTAAGATFFVACVVQAEGAPEKPANELRRHAQTVLPRYMVPDRYQVVEALPLTGSGKLDRKALDVLASTRPSRSARRSVS, encoded by the coding sequence ATGAGCAACACCTCCGACGTGCCCCGCCTCCGGCCGCACCTCGATGTCGCCACGTCGCTGCCCGAGTTGTTCCGCCTGGTGGCGGCCGACCGTCCGCACGCCGAAGCCATCCACGACGACGGCCACACACTCACCTACACGGAACTCGACACCGCCTCCGACCGACTCGCGTCACGACTCACCCAACAGGGCGTCGGCCGCGGCGACTTGGTCGGCCTGCTCCTCGAACGCTCCGCCGACATCCCCGTCGGCATACTCGCCGTGATGAAGGCCGGTGCGGCGTACGTCCCACTCGACCCCACCTACCCCCACGAACGACTCCGCTACATGGTCGAAGACGCCGGAGTCACCACCATCATCGGCAACCCCGAACAAGCCACCGACCGCGGCCTCGACAACGTCACCGTCCTCACCCCCTACGACGACGGAACCAGCGAACTCACGCCCCCTGCCCTTGAGTTGACCGGCACTGACCCCGCCTACGTCATCTACACGTCCGGCTCGACCGGCAACCCCAAGGGCTGCGTCGTCACCCACCACAACGTGCTGTCACTCCTACGCGGAGCCCTCCCCCTCTTCGACGTCACCGCCGACGACCGCTGGGCCCTCTTCCACTCCTTCAGCTTCGACGTCTCCGTCTGGGAATTCTGGGCCTCCATGGCCACCGGCGCCACCGCGGTCACCGTCCCCCTGCGCATCGCACAATCCCCGGCCGACTTCCTCACCCTGCTGTCCGAACAGCAGGTCACCGTTCTCGGCCAGGTGCCATCCGTCTTCCGCTCACTGGCCATGGCCCACGAGGAAGCAGGACACCCCGAACTCGCCCTGCGCTACCTGGTGTTCGCCGGAGAAAGCGTGGACCTGGACGTGGTCAGCGCCTTCCTCAAGACCTACCCGGGCACCGCGCCGACCGCGGTCAACATGTACGGGCCGACGGAGACGACCGTCTACGCCACCCACCGCATCCTGACGGAGGCCGACTTCGACGGCTCCGTCCGCTCCCCCATCGGCGCCGGACTCCCCCACCTCCAACTCGAAATCCGCGACGAGGATCTACGAATACTCCCGGACGGCGAAACCGGCGAACTCCTCATAGCGGGCACAGGTGTTGCCGACGGCTACCTCGGCCGACCCGAACTCACCGCCGAACGCTTCACCACCCTCGACAGCCCCCAAGGCCCCCGCCGTTACTACCGCACCGGCGACCTCGCACGGAAACTCCCCGACGGCTCCTTCGAATACCTCGGCCGCAACGACCAGCAGATCAAACTCCGCGGATACCGCATCGAGCTCGGCGAGGTCGAGGCCGCACTCCGCACCCACCCCACCGTCAAGGACGCCGCCGTCACGGTGATCACCACTGCGGCAGGCGCGACGTTCTTCGTCGCCTGCGTCGTGCAGGCGGAGGGCGCACCCGAGAAGCCTGCGAACGAGCTTCGCCGCCACGCCCAGACCGTACTGCCGCGGTACATGGTGCCCGACCGCTACCAGGTGGTGGAGGCACTGCCGCTCACCGGTTCCGGAAAGCTCGACCGCAAGGCTCTCGACGTGCTGGCGTCGACCCGCCCGTCCCGTTCCGCCCGCCGCTCGGTCTCCTAG
- a CDS encoding amino acid adenylation domain-containing protein, with protein MSNTTNVPRLDVATSLPELFRLVAADHPDAEAIHDDGHTLTYAELDTASDRLAARLTQQGLHQGDLVGLLLERSADIPVGILAVMKAGAAYVPLDPTYPHERLRYMVEDAGVTTVIGDPEQATERGLDNVTVLTPYDDGTIHLTAPALELTGSEPAYVIYTSGSTGNPKGCVVTHHNVLSLLRGALPLFDVTADDRWALFHSFSFDVSVWEFWASMATGATAVTVPLRIAQSPAEFLGLLARQRVTVLGQVPSVFRSMAMAFEESGRPELALRYVVFAGESVDLDVVSEFLRSVPGTAPTAVNMYGPTETTVYATHRILTQTDFDGTVRSPIGAGLPHLQLEIRDEDLRILPDGETGELLIAGTGVADGYLGRPELTAERFTTLDSPQGPQRYYRTGDLARKLPDGSFEYLGRNDQQIKLRGHRIELGEVEAALRTHEWIRDVAATVTTTTAGATFFVACAVLGEDAPADPASALRRHAMAVLPRYMVPDRYLAVPELPLTGSGKLDRKALTALALEPPRTEQASAEPTGDPYIDLVAEVFAEILDLPGVAPDADFTSLGGSSLGAGRVCARLAARRKHPVPVSALYLHPTPAALGAWLHTVEPTAAVDDPTQGATGLTPLTPAQEGFLVRQLMSPADLAGHCLGAWLIEGDLDRPALALALADVHGRHPALHSTYATERGRAYTEPGESSAPDLVPLPTASSAAEALTSVRAALAVPLDPTAGRLWHAVLAPVADGSAVFGYVVHHVAFDGWSESVLTADLATAYNARRAGNVPDHPAVPSAAEAWAMRAAHLRSADLDDQRARLKAELQGVPELNFPGTPGVTAAADVPEVLRVEVPLGAAETAALDRQAAAAGLTRFPLLLARYAQALAELTGQDDFGIGVPVAQRIDTRLESAVGCHIGTVCVRVRGAVTAGDGAAVTEAGRLVREAFACQDVGIPEVVRLVNPPRSDRSPFFQTLFAYQDNAQAQPALDGVRAEFVRLPYLGIPAEIQAEVWPVGDGLRVVINALVPQVPADFAHGLAKTFADLLRAGSSA; from the coding sequence ATGAGCAACACCACCAACGTGCCCCGCCTCGATGTCGCCACGTCGTTGCCCGAGTTGTTCCGCCTGGTGGCGGCCGACCACCCAGACGCCGAAGCCATCCACGACGACGGCCACACACTCACCTACGCCGAACTCGACACCGCCTCCGACCGACTCGCCGCCCGACTCACCCAACAAGGCCTCCACCAAGGCGACCTCGTCGGCCTCCTCCTCGAACGCTCCGCCGACATCCCCGTCGGCATCCTCGCCGTGATGAAGGCCGGTGCGGCGTACGTGCCGCTCGACCCCACCTACCCGCACGAACGACTCCGCTACATGGTCGAAGACGCAGGCGTCACCACCGTCATCGGCGACCCGGAACAGGCCACCGAACGCGGCCTCGACAACGTCACCGTCCTCACCCCCTACGACGACGGAACCATCCACCTCACCGCTCCCGCACTTGAGTTGACCGGCAGCGAGCCCGCCTACGTCATCTACACGTCGGGCTCCACCGGCAACCCCAAGGGCTGCGTCGTCACACACCACAACGTGCTGTCGCTGCTCCGCGGGGCGCTTCCGCTGTTCGACGTGACCGCCGACGACCGCTGGGCCCTCTTCCACTCCTTCAGCTTCGACGTCTCCGTCTGGGAATTCTGGGCCTCCATGGCAACGGGTGCTACGGCGGTCACGGTGCCGCTGCGCATCGCCCAGTCCCCGGCCGAGTTCCTCGGTCTTCTGGCGCGGCAGCGGGTCACCGTACTGGGCCAGGTGCCGTCCGTCTTCCGCTCAATGGCCATGGCGTTCGAGGAGTCCGGGCGCCCCGAACTCGCCCTGCGCTACGTCGTGTTCGCCGGAGAGAGCGTCGATCTCGACGTGGTCAGCGAGTTCCTGCGGTCCGTCCCCGGCACCGCACCGACCGCCGTGAACATGTACGGGCCGACGGAGACGACCGTCTACGCCACGCACCGCATCCTCACCCAGACCGACTTCGACGGCACCGTCCGCTCCCCCATCGGCGCCGGACTCCCCCACCTCCAACTCGAAATCCGCGACGAGGATCTGCGAATACTCCCGGACGGCGAGACCGGCGAACTCCTCATAGCGGGCACAGGTGTTGCCGACGGCTACCTCGGCCGACCCGAACTCACCGCCGAACGATTCACCACCCTCGACAGCCCCCAAGGCCCCCAGCGCTACTACCGCACCGGCGACCTCGCACGGAAACTCCCCGACGGATCCTTCGAATACCTCGGCCGCAACGACCAGCAGATCAAACTCCGCGGACATCGCATCGAACTCGGCGAGGTCGAAGCCGCACTCCGCACCCACGAGTGGATCCGCGATGTGGCCGCCACGGTGACCACCACCACGGCAGGCGCGACGTTCTTCGTCGCCTGCGCGGTGCTCGGCGAGGACGCACCCGCCGATCCGGCGAGTGCGCTTCGCCGCCACGCCATGGCCGTACTGCCGCGCTACATGGTGCCCGACCGCTACCTGGCCGTCCCGGAACTCCCGCTCACCGGCTCGGGGAAGCTCGACCGCAAAGCCCTGACCGCGCTGGCGCTGGAGCCGCCGCGGACCGAGCAGGCATCGGCGGAGCCGACGGGCGACCCGTACATCGACCTGGTCGCGGAGGTCTTCGCGGAGATACTCGACCTGCCCGGCGTCGCACCGGACGCCGACTTCACGTCCCTGGGCGGCAGTTCGCTCGGCGCGGGCCGGGTCTGCGCCCGACTCGCGGCGCGCAGGAAGCACCCGGTACCTGTTTCCGCGTTGTATCTGCATCCGACGCCGGCGGCGCTCGGCGCCTGGTTGCACACCGTGGAACCCACCGCCGCCGTGGACGACCCCACGCAGGGTGCCACCGGCCTGACGCCGCTCACCCCGGCCCAGGAGGGCTTCCTCGTCCGGCAGCTCATGTCACCGGCCGATCTGGCCGGGCACTGCCTCGGCGCCTGGCTGATCGAGGGTGACCTCGACCGGCCTGCGCTGGCGCTCGCCCTGGCCGACGTGCACGGCCGGCACCCCGCGCTGCACTCCACGTATGCGACGGAGCGAGGACGTGCCTATACGGAGCCCGGCGAATCGTCGGCCCCGGACCTGGTGCCGCTGCCCACAGCCTCGTCGGCGGCCGAGGCGCTGACGTCCGTACGCGCCGCACTCGCCGTGCCGCTCGACCCGACGGCGGGCCGACTGTGGCATGCCGTCCTCGCACCCGTCGCAGACGGCAGCGCTGTGTTCGGCTACGTCGTGCACCACGTGGCGTTCGACGGCTGGTCCGAGTCCGTGCTGACCGCCGACCTCGCCACCGCCTACAACGCGCGGCGCGCCGGAAACGTACCCGACCACCCCGCCGTACCCTCCGCCGCCGAGGCCTGGGCGATGCGTGCGGCGCACCTGCGGTCCGCCGACCTGGACGACCAGCGCGCACGGCTCAAGGCCGAACTCCAGGGAGTGCCCGAGCTCAACTTTCCCGGGACGCCGGGAGTCACAGCAGCGGCGGACGTGCCCGAGGTACTGCGCGTCGAAGTGCCCCTCGGGGCGGCGGAGACCGCCGCACTCGACCGGCAGGCAGCCGCGGCCGGGCTCACCCGCTTCCCGCTGCTCCTCGCCCGCTACGCCCAGGCCCTGGCCGAGCTGACCGGCCAGGACGACTTCGGTATCGGGGTCCCGGTGGCCCAGCGGATCGACACCCGGCTGGAGTCGGCCGTCGGCTGCCATATCGGCACGGTCTGCGTCCGCGTGCGGGGTGCCGTGACGGCCGGGGACGGTGCGGCCGTGACCGAGGCCGGACGGCTGGTCCGGGAGGCTTTCGCCTGCCAGGACGTGGGGATCCCCGAGGTGGTCCGGCTGGTGAACCCGCCGCGTTCCGACCGCTCGCCGTTCTTCCAGACCCTCTTCGCCTACCAGGACAACGCGCAGGCGCAGCCGGCGCTCGACGGTGTGCGCGCCGAGTTCGTCCGACTGCCCTACCTCGGTATCCCGGCGGAGATCCAGGCCGAGGTGTGGCCCGTCGGCGATGGTCTGCGCGTCGTGATCAACGCCTTGGTGCCGCAGGTCCCCGCCGACTTCGCACACGGTCTCGCCAAGACGTTCGCCGATCTGCTCCGGGCCGGCAGCTCCGCGTGA
- a CDS encoding MFS transporter yields the protein MASNPAVNAVRSWASDLVPARGPARRLAVLTVVQATGFGLFLSSSAIFFRSTIGLSAGQVGFGLSAAGLAGMLFTVPIGRLADRFGPRLPLLVSYAALAVLFAAYCGVTGFAGFLVLAALISVCETSSHPLRMALTHQVFQEDERVRVSAQMRSVFNVGFMLGAAIAGGALAVGSRTAFYAVALITALAHACCALITWRLPAQKQEAEAVGAPKGAQPRSGLRDFRFVSLALLCGVLEFYQPILTVALPLWIITHTEAPSSVNAVLLLLDTVLVIAFQVAASRGAETAPGAARMLRRSGLLLAACCLVFAVTQDIPAVVAVPLLLVGTAVLVLGELSQAAGSWGLSLHLPPEGKQGEYQGVFALGRGLQQTAGPFLVTALAVGQGRLGWMILAAVLLLAGLACPPLARSAEAAKAKAASAAEGRNAAEPEPAR from the coding sequence GTGGCAAGCAACCCGGCCGTCAACGCGGTCCGCTCCTGGGCGAGCGACCTGGTACCCGCGCGCGGTCCTGCCCGACGGCTCGCCGTACTGACAGTCGTGCAGGCGACCGGATTCGGCCTCTTCCTGAGTTCCAGCGCCATCTTCTTCCGGAGCACCATCGGACTGTCGGCGGGCCAGGTCGGCTTCGGTCTCTCCGCCGCCGGCCTGGCCGGGATGCTCTTCACGGTGCCCATCGGCCGGCTCGCCGACCGCTTCGGTCCCCGGCTGCCACTGCTCGTCTCCTACGCCGCGCTGGCCGTGCTGTTCGCCGCCTACTGCGGTGTCACGGGGTTCGCCGGATTCCTGGTGCTCGCGGCGCTCATCTCGGTCTGTGAGACCTCGTCCCATCCGCTGCGGATGGCCCTCACCCACCAGGTGTTCCAGGAGGACGAACGGGTCCGCGTCAGCGCCCAGATGCGCAGCGTCTTCAATGTGGGCTTCATGCTCGGCGCGGCGATCGCGGGCGGCGCGCTCGCGGTCGGCAGCCGTACCGCCTTCTACGCGGTCGCCCTGATCACCGCGCTGGCCCACGCCTGCTGCGCCCTGATCACCTGGCGACTGCCGGCCCAGAAGCAGGAAGCCGAGGCGGTCGGGGCGCCCAAGGGGGCTCAACCCCGTTCCGGGCTACGGGACTTCAGGTTCGTCTCGCTCGCGCTGCTGTGCGGCGTGCTCGAGTTCTACCAGCCCATCCTGACCGTCGCCCTGCCTCTGTGGATCATCACTCACACCGAGGCCCCTAGCTCGGTCAACGCGGTTCTCCTGCTGCTCGACACGGTTCTGGTCATCGCCTTCCAGGTGGCGGCCAGCCGGGGTGCGGAGACCGCTCCGGGCGCGGCCCGGATGCTGCGCCGCTCCGGGCTGCTGCTCGCGGCCTGCTGTCTGGTGTTCGCCGTGACGCAGGACATCCCGGCCGTGGTGGCCGTGCCACTGCTGCTCGTCGGGACCGCCGTGCTCGTACTCGGCGAGCTCAGCCAGGCCGCCGGTTCGTGGGGGCTCTCCCTCCATCTGCCCCCGGAGGGGAAGCAGGGCGAGTACCAGGGGGTGTTCGCGCTGGGCCGTGGTCTGCAGCAGACCGCGGGCCCCTTCCTCGTGACCGCCCTCGCGGTCGGCCAAGGCCGGCTCGGCTGGATGATCCTGGCGGCCGTGCTGCTGCTCGCGGGCCTGGCCTGCCCTCCGCTGGCCCGTTCGGCCGAGGCGGCCAAGGCGAAGGCCGCCTCCGCTGCCGAAGGGCGGAACGCCGCCGAACCGGAGCCCGCGCGCTGA
- a CDS encoding thioesterase domain-containing protein yields MALERNNIEQILSEIWEDLLDVDVEPDDDFFELGGYSLLIVNVVTEARKRGLEMAANDIYTHKTPSAIASALGGSGTAANAVPAGADPDFSTVWETGLSPMRTAPSPTLVPLAPEGTGTPVFCFHWGTGNVRFMADLVDSFRGERPAYGLEMAGLWGRERPALSIVEMASRYLKEIRTVQPEGPYLFVGPCAGGRIAYEIARQLEESGERVAVLAVINTMPPGTTELDAAWGLRELYDFRLTSLRDRYEVPDLFTDQERVMRGMVDIAWLDEGVDPADLHWRQAVWAAGVFAQEHYEPRPYGGEVTVIQLAEDADRPEADWSSLAGSTETHAFTSAGTLALLRDAAVAEIIAKKLAAHGA; encoded by the coding sequence ATGGCGTTGGAACGCAATAACATCGAACAGATCCTCAGCGAGATCTGGGAGGACCTGCTCGACGTCGACGTCGAGCCGGACGACGACTTCTTCGAGCTCGGCGGATACTCGCTGCTCATCGTCAACGTCGTGACCGAGGCCCGTAAGCGCGGCCTGGAGATGGCGGCCAACGACATCTACACGCACAAGACACCGTCCGCGATCGCCTCCGCGCTGGGCGGCTCCGGCACCGCCGCGAACGCGGTCCCGGCCGGCGCCGACCCCGACTTCAGCACGGTCTGGGAGACGGGCCTGAGCCCGATGCGGACCGCGCCCTCCCCCACCCTGGTCCCGCTGGCCCCCGAAGGCACCGGCACCCCTGTCTTCTGCTTCCACTGGGGTACCGGCAACGTCCGGTTCATGGCCGACCTTGTCGACAGCTTCCGTGGTGAACGCCCGGCGTACGGACTGGAGATGGCCGGCCTGTGGGGCCGCGAGCGGCCCGCGCTCTCCATCGTGGAGATGGCCTCGCGCTATCTGAAGGAGATCCGCACGGTCCAGCCCGAAGGCCCCTACCTCTTCGTCGGCCCCTGCGCCGGCGGCCGTATCGCGTACGAGATCGCACGACAGCTGGAGGAGAGCGGCGAGCGGGTCGCCGTGCTCGCCGTGATCAACACGATGCCGCCCGGCACCACCGAGCTGGACGCGGCGTGGGGCCTGCGCGAGCTGTACGACTTCCGGCTCACCTCGCTGCGCGACCGCTACGAGGTGCCCGACCTGTTCACGGACCAGGAGCGCGTGATGCGCGGCATGGTCGACATCGCCTGGCTGGACGAGGGCGTCGACCCGGCCGACCTGCACTGGCGCCAGGCGGTGTGGGCAGCGGGCGTCTTCGCCCAGGAGCACTACGAGCCGCGCCCCTACGGCGGTGAGGTCACCGTCATCCAGCTGGCCGAGGACGCGGACCGGCCGGAGGCGGACTGGAGCAGCCTGGCGGGCTCGACCGAGACGCACGCCTTCACCTCGGCCGGAACGCTGGCGCTGCTCCGTGACGCGGCCGTCGCGGAGATCATCGCCAAGAAGCTGGCCGCCCACGGCGCCTGA